In Carya illinoinensis cultivar Pawnee chromosome 10, C.illinoinensisPawnee_v1, whole genome shotgun sequence, one DNA window encodes the following:
- the LOC122278910 gene encoding F-box protein At3g07870-like: MDTRENTCIEEVPGHVLEDIFCRLPMKTLVQCRGVCKEWRDLLPGPIFVSFHLSRSVTGLLARASRDCLFYEHLSREGNVMVTKLGMEFDFNGASSLNGLICSWNDREKGVLVSNPIIGKRITLPESQNEHCISLCKPMLRIGISPKTGLYKVLKIQARREPWSKPKSPAEICTLGVGAVTWRNIADVPQEFLFRTIVDGTVFNGAFHFILTQDSPELNDYICSFDFDSEEFQSNLELPRLPLDNVEWPEWLGLGVLTDCLCVSNIYGLGGGNPDIEVWVMKEYGVTESWTKVFALKNPMESLWSPRDFKIIKYKENEEIIYFVDDNIYSCDLKNKNCRFLETTGIHSRFFALLYVPSFVWLEDVEVGESSIEIE, from the coding sequence ATGGATACTAGGGAGAATACATGTATAGAAGAAGTGCCAGGCCATGTCCTTGAAGATATTTTCTGCAGACTTCCCATGAAGACTCTGGTCCAATGCAGGGGCGTATGCAAGGAATGGCGGGATTTGCTTCCAGGCCCTATATTTGTTAGCTTTCATCTCTCGAGATCGGTCACTGGCCTCctggcaagagcaagtcgagacTGTTTATTTTACGAGCATTTATCTAGAGAAGGTAATGTAATGGTAACGAAATTGGGGATGGAGTTTGATTTTAATGGTGCTTCTTCCTTGAATGGCTTAATCTGCTCGTGGAATGACAGGGAAAAAGGAGTTCTTGTATCTAATCCAATCATCGGAAAGCGCATAACTCTTCCCGAAAGCCAAAATGAGCATTGCATTTCACTCTGCAAACCCATGCTGAGGATTGGAATTAGTCCAAAGACAGGCCTATACAAGGTGCTTAAAATTCAAGCCAGAAGAGAACCCTGGTCAAAACCCAAATCGCCAGCAGAGATCTGTACGCTTGGAGTTGGTGCTGTCACCTGGAGAAACATTGCAGATGTCCCACAGGAATTTTTGTTTCGTACGATAGTAGATGGCACTGTTTTCAATGGAGCATTCCATTTTATTCTCACTCAAGATAGCCCCGAACTCAATGACTATATCTGCTCCTTTGATTTTGACAGTGAGGAGTTCCAGTCAAATTTGGAGCTACCTCGTCTTCCCTTGGATAATGTAGAGTGGCCTGAGTGGTTGGGTCTAGGAGTATTGACAGATTGTCTCTGTGTATCCAACATCTATGGCCTCGGCGGTGGAAATCCAGATATTGAAGTGTGGGTGATGAAGGAGTATGGTGTCACCGAATCCTGGACAAAAGTGTTTGCTTTAAAGAACCCAATGGAAAGCTTATGGTCACCTCGTGATTTCAAGATCATCAAGTACAAGGAAAACGAGGAGATCATATATTTTGTTGATGACAATATATATTCTTGTgatctcaaaaataaaaattgcagaTTCTTGGAGACTACTGGGATTCATTCAAGATTCTTTGCACTTCTGTATGTTCCCAGTTTTGTTTGGCTTGAAGATGTTGAGGTGGGAGAAAGCTCTATTGAAATCGAGTAG
- the LOC122278930 gene encoding probable protein S-acyltransferase 3 isoform X2, whose amino-acid sequence MILTIKEEDRRFSYPVLIFGLVLTLLDFTFLFLTSGRDPGIIPRNLHPLESDEAFDTPTMSMEWLNSKGGKLKLPRMKDVIVNGHTVKVKYCNTCLLYRPPRASHCSLCNNCVQKFDHHCPWVGQCIGLRNYPFFIMFILSSTLLCIYVFTFSWMNVLRREGNLWSAMSRDIVSVILIVYCFVVFWFVGGLTFFHFYLICTNQTTYENFRYRYDKNENPFTMGIIQNLKEVFFSKIPPSMIDFRAWVSEDDDAAILGSFSSELGDQAFDDGSLKEKFHIQAGNKIENDGSLRVVDILHKLDYTGIDDNLKKKMEDGDHTA is encoded by the exons ATGATATTAACGATCAAAGAAGAGGATCGTCGTTTTAGCTATCCTGTACTGATTTTTGGATTGGTTCTGACTCTTTTG GATTTTACGTTTCTGTTCTTGACATCAGGGAGAGATCCAGGAATTATTCCAAGAAACTTACACCCACTTGAATCCGATGAAGCATTTGACACTCCAACAATGTCTATGGAGTGGCTGAATAGCAAAGGCGGCAAATTGAAATTACCTCGAATGAAGGATGTAATAGTGAATGGTCACACCGTAAAAGTGAAGTACTGCAACACTTGCTTGCTTTACCGCCCACCACGCGCTTCTCATTGCTCTCTGTGCAACAATTGTGTGCAGAAATTCGATCACCACTGCCCTTGGGTGGGTCAGTGTATTGGATTG CGTAACTATCCATTCTTCATCATGTTTATACTGTCGTCAACCCTCTTGTGTATATACGTGTTTACGTTTTCTTGGATGAATGTTCTACGGAGAGAAGGCAATTTGTGGAGCGCCATGTCACGTGATATAGTTTCAGTTATTCTCATAGTATATTGCTTCGTAGTTTTCTGGTTTGTTGGTGGACTTACCTTCTtccatttttatctcatctgcaCCAACCAG acaACTTATGAGAATTTTCGGTACCGCTATGATAAGAATGAAAACCCTTTCACCATGGGAATAATACAGAACTTGAAAGAGGTCTTCTTTTCTAAGATCCCACCTTCAATGATCGATTTTCGAGCTTGGGTGTCGGAAGATGATGATGCAGCGATATTGGGATCTTTTAGTTCAGAACTTGGTGATCAAGCCTTTGACGATGgatcattaaaagagaaatttcaTATCCAAGCTGGAAACAAGATTGAAAATGATGGAAGTTTGCGGGTTGTAGATATTTTACATAAGTTGGATTACACTGGTATTGAtgataatttgaagaaaaagatggaagATGGAGATCATACAGCTTGA
- the LOC122278930 gene encoding probable protein S-acyltransferase 3 isoform X1: MSWNKNQSWISPSMPMAMSSPSPKPDTKRLYQVWKGNNKFLCGGRIIFGHDAGSLFLTTFLIGAPAITFCIRMILTIKEEDRRFSYPVLIFGLVLTLLDFTFLFLTSGRDPGIIPRNLHPLESDEAFDTPTMSMEWLNSKGGKLKLPRMKDVIVNGHTVKVKYCNTCLLYRPPRASHCSLCNNCVQKFDHHCPWVGQCIGLRNYPFFIMFILSSTLLCIYVFTFSWMNVLRREGNLWSAMSRDIVSVILIVYCFVVFWFVGGLTFFHFYLICTNQTTYENFRYRYDKNENPFTMGIIQNLKEVFFSKIPPSMIDFRAWVSEDDDAAILGSFSSELGDQAFDDGSLKEKFHIQAGNKIENDGSLRVVDILHKLDYTGIDDNLKKKMEDGDHTA, from the exons ATGAGTTGGAACAAAAACCAGAGCTGGATCTCTCCCTCCATGCCTATGGCCATGTCCTCTCCCTCTCCCAAACCCGATACCAAGAGGCTCTACCAAGTTTGGAAGGGTAACAAT AAATTTTTGTGTGGCGGGAGAATAATCTTTGGTCATGACGCAGGATCACTATTTCTAACTACATTTCTAATTGGAGCCCCTGCAATCACATTCTGCATAAGAATGATATTAACGATCAAAGAAGAGGATCGTCGTTTTAGCTATCCTGTACTGATTTTTGGATTGGTTCTGACTCTTTTG GATTTTACGTTTCTGTTCTTGACATCAGGGAGAGATCCAGGAATTATTCCAAGAAACTTACACCCACTTGAATCCGATGAAGCATTTGACACTCCAACAATGTCTATGGAGTGGCTGAATAGCAAAGGCGGCAAATTGAAATTACCTCGAATGAAGGATGTAATAGTGAATGGTCACACCGTAAAAGTGAAGTACTGCAACACTTGCTTGCTTTACCGCCCACCACGCGCTTCTCATTGCTCTCTGTGCAACAATTGTGTGCAGAAATTCGATCACCACTGCCCTTGGGTGGGTCAGTGTATTGGATTG CGTAACTATCCATTCTTCATCATGTTTATACTGTCGTCAACCCTCTTGTGTATATACGTGTTTACGTTTTCTTGGATGAATGTTCTACGGAGAGAAGGCAATTTGTGGAGCGCCATGTCACGTGATATAGTTTCAGTTATTCTCATAGTATATTGCTTCGTAGTTTTCTGGTTTGTTGGTGGACTTACCTTCTtccatttttatctcatctgcaCCAACCAG acaACTTATGAGAATTTTCGGTACCGCTATGATAAGAATGAAAACCCTTTCACCATGGGAATAATACAGAACTTGAAAGAGGTCTTCTTTTCTAAGATCCCACCTTCAATGATCGATTTTCGAGCTTGGGTGTCGGAAGATGATGATGCAGCGATATTGGGATCTTTTAGTTCAGAACTTGGTGATCAAGCCTTTGACGATGgatcattaaaagagaaatttcaTATCCAAGCTGGAAACAAGATTGAAAATGATGGAAGTTTGCGGGTTGTAGATATTTTACATAAGTTGGATTACACTGGTATTGAtgataatttgaagaaaaagatggaagATGGAGATCATACAGCTTGA